ATCAATTTCAGGAGGAGCTAACTTTGTATTTACAGGCATGACCGTTAATCCTGCAAGTTGCACACCGTAATAAATGGCCATAAATAAATTTGAATTTAATGTAAACTGCGCGACAATATCATCTTTTTCAAAGCCTTTTTCTACAAGAAACTGGGCAATCTTTTGTGCTTTATCTACAAGCTCTTTGTATGTCCATACTTCATTTTCAAAAATAATTGCCTCTGCATTCGGTGTTGCCTGCGCTTGCTCAAGTAATACCTGTAAAACTGTCATCTAAAAATCCCCCTTTTCACATTCCGAACTATATTTTCTAAATTTTATCAATATTCAGTGCTTTAATGCAATATTTTCTATTTAATGATTATTTTCATTCTGTTAAAACAAATCCCTTTTGGACAAACTATTTAAGAAAAGCGCATTCGCGCCCTTTACGCGTAGAGACTTTCGAAGCGCCTCGAGCAGCTGGCGCGAATGCCTAGACACTTCTTTTTAAGAAAATTATTCGAAAGCGGGGATTTGAATGCCAATTATTGAGGTAAAATGTACGGTTGAAAATTGCTTTTTCCACAAAGTTGATGATATTTGTGGAGCGGAGAAAATTGAAATTAATACAAATTCGAAAGAGATGGCTACTGAATTTTCAGCTGACTTTGATGCACGTATTAAAAAAGAAGCCGCGCATTCAATGGACACTTGTTGTAAAACGTTTATTTCAAAAAAGGATAAAAAAACGAAGGCATAAGCCTTCGTTTTTTTATCACCTAACGTGGGCCATTGCGATCTAAATGAATGATGTCTGGAATTTGGTTAAGCACGAAATCATTGCTATCAACCGAAGCATTTTCACGTAATGGCTCTAAAGGAATTTCATCCACTGTGTGGACTTCTCGCGCTTTTTCAATCAATGCTTTCGCATCAGGAATTGAAAAGCCCAGCGTGTCATGTACGAGTTTTACTTTTTGATATTGCTTCATTACGCACCTCCTGTAAATAGTTTGTGTATTGAGGTGCACATTATGTAAAAAGAGATGCTGAGAAATTCTCAGCATCTCTTTTATATTCATCTTTATTTTGCTTCAACTGTTTGATTCAATTCAACCATTTGCTTTACTTCTTGCAATAACTTTTCCATTGTTTGTAATTCATCATCACTAATTTCAACAAGCTCTTCAAACATTTCAACAGACTCTTTTGAGATAAATGAAATCTCGTTCATCGCCACTTTAATTTGCTGAGAGCCCGATGATAATTCTTCCGCACTTGCTGAAGAATTGGTGTTATTATCTGCAATTACTTTTGTAATATCTACGATACGTTCAAACATTGTACCGATTTCATTAATTGTCGTATTTGTTTCAGCGAACTGCCCCATCCCTTGTTTCATTGAGGTTACAACATGATTTGTTTCTGACTGAATATTTTTAACGATATTTGAAACTTCTGCTGACGATTGGCCTGATTGCTCAGCTAATTTTCGCACTTCATCCGCTACAACTGCGAACCCTTTACCATGCTCACCTGCACGTGCTGCTTCAATCGCTGCGTTTAACGCCAATAAATTAATTTGATCAGAAATCCCTGTAATAACCTGAACAATTTTCCCAATTTCTTGTGAACGATCTCCAAGAATCTTAATCGCTTCAAAGGTTGTGCTAATTGTTTGATTAAATTGCCCCATTTTCTCCATCGAATCTTTTAGCTTGCCATTACCTTGCTCCGTTAATTGTAACGTTGTATTTGATTGCTCTGAAATTTCGTTGGCACGAATCGATAAATCTTCAATTGCCTGAGCCATATCTTCAATCGATACGGAACTTTCTTCTGTAGCAATAAGTTGTTTTTTTAGACCGCGCCCTACTTCGTCGATTGCAGCTCGAACGATATCAGCTTTTTCGGCTGCATATTCACCGTGTTCCTCTAGTATGTTGCCTTTTTCATTAATGTTCGCAACAAATGAACTAAAGCCCTCTTTCACGCCATCTGTTACTTTTAGAAATTCATTGAAGATCATTTGGTTCTCTGTATGCCCCGGAAGCTTTTGTATCGGTTCATTGGCTACTAATGATTTCATCTCATTAATAATTTGTTGATCATACCGATAATGACGTTTCAGCGAAAAATAGCGTACTGCAAAATAAATAGCGATTATTAAAATAATAACAAAACTTACTAACAATATTGTATTCACGTTCAATTTCTCCTTATGTATCTATTTTTAACTTAACGTTCGGATAAGCGATCTATAACTGTTCCAGGAAACTTCACACGACCTAGCGCATTACGCACCTGCACCATAGATATTTTTGATTTAGGATTAACAATGACAATGTCTTTGAAACCTAATGATGCATAAAACATTAGTGTTTCTCCTAGCTCTGCAGCAACCTTCGTTGGTAATGGTGATTGATAGGTAGCGTCTACAACAAACGTATAATTATTTTTGGAAACTTTTTTTATCGTCTCTTGTAAGTCAGCGATATACTCCTCAACTATATCTGGTTTTAAAAAGCCATGAATTTGTACATGCACTTCCTGTTTTGCTTCATAAATGCCCATATTGTATTTTTGTTTATCAACAACAATCATTTGTAAACTCCTTTACTTTTCATTTTTAGTATTTTATTATCAAACATATACATCTTAATAGTATAAATAGTTTGTTATATTTTGTCGAACTTAGTACTTTTTTCTTTATATATAAAAAACAATTATTAGGCATTTTAGATTAAATAATTGTAGATGATAGCATTTATAAGGTTTAAAATTTTCCGACACCTTTCCAATTTTTAAGGATAATAGATCCTAACAAATTCGTCGTAAATCAGTAAAAAGAACGTATTCCACTAAGAATACGTTCTTTTTTCGTAAAATTAGCTAAGTTAATTTTACACGTTCCTTAAACAGCACCACACCAATCACACCAATCACCGAAAAGATAACAGGGATTATAAAACCATAAGAATAGCCTTCCTCTATTTGACCTGAAGTCACCTGAAAGTAATCCAATACAAATCCAAAAATCACCGGTAGCAATACCGCACTTAGAAACCCACCCGTATTTGCGAAGCCTGATACAATACCTGATTCTTTTAACGGAAAGGATTGGCGAACACCCGCAAACGTTAACGCACTTGCCCCGTATCCAAAGCCAATAATAAAGAAAATGACAATTAGTAGGGATAGCGCTGGTTGGCCATTAAATAAGAGAAGCGAAAGCCAGCCAAGTAAAACCATGATTTGCACAACAAGATATGGTTTTTTTATCGTTTCTAACGAGCCTGCTATCCAACTAATTAACGGAGCGCCGATTAGCGCACCAACCAATCCAATCATAATGAGCTGACTCGCTTCAAGTCGTGTCATATCATACTGGTTCATGCCATAAGGGACTGCCCACGAACTAATAAATCCTACATAGCCCCCAACAACGCCAAAGTGACAAAAAAATAGTGCCCATGCTTGCCTGTTTGAAACGATTCTTTTTAATATCGTAAACGTCTTTTCACGCTGTATGTCATCATTCACTATTGGCGTATCCGCAAATAAACGTTTTGTATTTTTGACGAGTATGAAATAAAGAAGTAAGCCGCAAAAGCATAACAGAAGACCCAATGAAAAAAATGCAGCTCTCCAACCAAGTAATGTGATCCATGCGGAAAAAGGGACGGTTGCTACTAGGAAACCTAAACTCCCTGTCATCCCTGCAAATCCAACTAATCGTACAAATTCTTTTTGATGAAACCATCTGGCTAAAATGAGCATCATATTCACCCAGATGGTCGCGTCGCCAATTCCCGTAAGAATTCTAGAAAAAAACAGCACCCATTCATGCGTGCCCAAACTATAAAGTATCGTCCCCACACCAGTAAGCATAGCGCCAAAAATCAGAAAGGTATTCGGACCAAATCGATCTGCTAATGCGCCCATTGGAATTTGCAGACTCGTGTATACCAAAAATTGAATGCTCGCTAATAACCCAATCGTTGATGCTGTTACCTGAAAATCATTCATCAATTGGTCTGTAATCAATCCAGGGGCGGTTCGTTGACTTGCCATTAACAAATAGGTAAGTAATACAGAGCCAAATACAAGCCATCTGTACTTGCTATTTTGTTTATCCAGTAATCTCTACCCCTATTCATTTTTAATATGTATATATTAATTTCTGACAACAAAAACTGATTTTCATATTCATTTTTTTAATACATATAAATAACAGTAGACAGGTTTGATTGTATGATATTAGTTGCTAGCGGCTTTATGAGTGTATTTTGGATAACTAAAATTAAAGGGATGTGAAAATATACTTCAAATAAGTCCCGTTCAAATAAACACAGGGTGTATAAGTAAAGGGGATAAACAGATTGTGTATTATCCTCAAATAACTTTTTATGAAAATTATTTATGGGAAGCTCAAATGAATCATATTATTATCGAACAAGTAAAGGCACTTATCTCGTTACAAGTTGGAAATATGCCGACAACAGTAGAGGAAATGCTAGGGCTATATGAGATTAAAAACAATCAACGCCAAGTGCTAAGCTTATCTCTTTCTAATTACACATATCATAAGCAGGCAGCACATGGTATGACCTATATAAAATCCCTAACATTTGATTTAGAAAACAAACAGATTTGTCATTTGGAGGACTTATTTACACCTGGAAGTGACTATGTGCAACTAATTTCTAGTCTAGTAAAAAAGCAAATTCAGCAGCGTGATATCCCATTACTTAATAATGAGTTTACTGAAATTCAACCGAATCAAGATTTTTATATTGCGGATAAAGCACTCGTTATTTATTTTCAATTATATGAAATTACACCCTATGTCGTTGGGTTACCGATGTTTCCGATTTCTGTTTTTGATTTAATAAAAATTATAAATGAAAACGGTCCCCTCGGTAGAATGGCTGTTAATAATTAAAACCAATAATTATCCGTGGATTATAACAACTCCTTTTATTCCACTCCTCAAACTCAAACAAAGAAGCCCGTAACAGATGAAAATTCAATTTTTCTGGGCTTCCTTATTTTCAAAGTATTAATGCTCATCCATATGTGGTGGCTGAACTGGGTGAGTATTTTCAATAACGCGAATTGGGCGCATCATATCATGGTCTTCATGCTCAAGAAAGTGACAGTGCCATATATAGTCACCAACATGTTCTTTCCAATGCATAATTATTTTTGTTACTTTCCCAATATCCGCCTTTACAGTATCTTTCCACCCTTTTTCATATTCACGTGGTCCTTCTGGCTCCCCTATAAATTCTAATTTACCTTCAGCTACATAGAGGTCGACATTAAATGGTTGACGCTCAATAATTTTAAATTGGACTAGATGGATATGAATAGGATGATGAACAGGCGTAGTATTAATTAAATTCCATACTTCAATACTATCTAAGGCGGGCTTTTCTGTTGCAGGATCATGGTACATTTGATCGCCTAATAGAAGCATGAGTCTGCCATAACGGTCTAACGTACTAGTTAATGGCAGATTTCGAACAGTGTGTGCGTGATGCTCGTGTAAATCCATTTCGGGTTGCAAGAGTGTAGGGATTTGACTCGTATCTTCCCCTTTTAAAGGTAATGTAACTTTAAATTTCATAATTACGTTAGTATGTTCCTCAGAAAACTCTTCGTCATCATTCATTAACAAAATTTCTTCATTGGCAAATTTACTGAAATCAATAATCACATCTACACGCTCAGCGGGTGTTAATTCTACTGTGCTAATCTCAGTTGTAGCTGATAAAAACCCGCCATCTGTTCCTATTTGATTAATCTTTTCATTATTCGAAAGACGCAGTACGTAACTTCTACGGTTCGAACCATTTAGTATACGGAAGCGATATTTTCTAGGCTCGACATTTAAAAAAGGCCATAATTTTCCATTAACTAAAATTGTATTACCAACATAGCCTAATGTAATAGATGGATTCGGTAACGGAAGTTGGTCTGGTACAGGGAGAGGAAACGGTGGATCTAATTCAGTTGGGTAAAAAATAGAGCCATCTTCATTAAATGTTTTATCTTGAATCATAAGCGGAATTTCGTATTTCCCCTTTGGTAAATTTAGTCTTTCCTCAGAGGAATCACGAAGCAAATAAAAGCCTGCTAAGCCTGCACAAACATTTAATCGGGTAAGACCCATCGAATGATCATGATACCACATTGTCGTACCAGGCTGATGATTCGTATACGCATGCACTTCACGCTTAAACGTTGGACCAGTAGCAGCGTAGTCTTTTGTATACCATGCCTCTGGGTGTCCATCGCTTGCAGAATCTACATTTGCCCCATGTAAATGAACTACTGTTCGAACTTCAGGCGAATTAGAAGCTCCATGCAAACTGAAATCAATCGGTAAAAAATGTTTTTCAGGAAGTTTGTTCAAATATTTCACATAGGTCGTGTAATCTTTTTTTGCCTCAATTGTTGGACCAGGGACGATTCCGTCATAGCCCCACACATCTGAATATGGAAAGTTTCTATGAAATTGATGCTTTGCTTTCATCATTTTTATTTCATAATAAGTACCTGTATAATTTTTATTTACTCTTGAGATTGCAGTAGGAGGCTTTATTAGTTGATCTATAAACTTTGGGATTGTATCAGGATTTGCTGGGTTTATAGGCTGCTCTTTAAATTTCAAAATGCACACCTTTCTTTAATTTATTTGTTTAGTTTATTCATCCTTTATTCATGACGTTCATTTTGAAATTGGACGTACCAGCTGTTTACAACATTTATTTTGGAGGTATTAAATGACAAATTTTCATTCATTTCATGGAACTATCACCGGGATTACGGATTTCAATTCCGGTCAAGATGGCAATAAGAAAGGTTGTTATAAATTTTTCACGGTACAAAATGAATTAGGGATAACCGTAAACTTTGTAATTTCACCTTCAACTTATATTGTTGACCATGAAATGCTTGTGGTTGGCGATCACGTGACAGGCTATTATGACGGCAATGCACCTGCCATCCTTATTTACCCTCCGCAATTCCAGGCGCTTGTTATGGTAAAAGATAATTTAAACCAGAACATAAAAGTTGATTATTTTAATAACCAACTAGTAAGTAGTGATGGACAATTACAATTAAATTTATCTAGTAACACCCAACTATTATTAACAAACGGTCAACTCTTTACGGAATATCCAGGAAATCGAGATTTAATTG
The sequence above is a segment of the Solibacillus sp. FSL H8-0523 genome. Coding sequences within it:
- a CDS encoding DUF1540 domain-containing protein, whose protein sequence is MPIIEVKCTVENCFFHKVDDICGAEKIEINTNSKEMATEFSADFDARIKKEAAHSMDTCCKTFISKKDKKTKA
- a CDS encoding multicopper oxidase — encoded protein: MKFKEQPINPANPDTIPKFIDQLIKPPTAISRVNKNYTGTYYEIKMMKAKHQFHRNFPYSDVWGYDGIVPGPTIEAKKDYTTYVKYLNKLPEKHFLPIDFSLHGASNSPEVRTVVHLHGANVDSASDGHPEAWYTKDYAATGPTFKREVHAYTNHQPGTTMWYHDHSMGLTRLNVCAGLAGFYLLRDSSEERLNLPKGKYEIPLMIQDKTFNEDGSIFYPTELDPPFPLPVPDQLPLPNPSITLGYVGNTILVNGKLWPFLNVEPRKYRFRILNGSNRRSYVLRLSNNEKINQIGTDGGFLSATTEISTVELTPAERVDVIIDFSKFANEEILLMNDDEEFSEEHTNVIMKFKVTLPLKGEDTSQIPTLLQPEMDLHEHHAHTVRNLPLTSTLDRYGRLMLLLGDQMYHDPATEKPALDSIEVWNLINTTPVHHPIHIHLVQFKIIERQPFNVDLYVAEGKLEFIGEPEGPREYEKGWKDTVKADIGKVTKIIMHWKEHVGDYIWHCHFLEHEDHDMMRPIRVIENTHPVQPPHMDEH
- a CDS encoding RsiV family protein, whose product is MNHIIIEQVKALISLQVGNMPTTVEEMLGLYEIKNNQRQVLSLSLSNYTYHKQAAHGMTYIKSLTFDLENKQICHLEDLFTPGSDYVQLISSLVKKQIQQRDIPLLNNEFTEIQPNQDFYIADKALVIYFQLYEITPYVVGLPMFPISVFDLIKIINENGPLGRMAVNN
- a CDS encoding methyl-accepting chemotaxis protein — encoded protein: MNTILLVSFVIILIIAIYFAVRYFSLKRHYRYDQQIINEMKSLVANEPIQKLPGHTENQMIFNEFLKVTDGVKEGFSSFVANINEKGNILEEHGEYAAEKADIVRAAIDEVGRGLKKQLIATEESSVSIEDMAQAIEDLSIRANEISEQSNTTLQLTEQGNGKLKDSMEKMGQFNQTISTTFEAIKILGDRSQEIGKIVQVITGISDQINLLALNAAIEAARAGEHGKGFAVVADEVRKLAEQSGQSSAEVSNIVKNIQSETNHVVTSMKQGMGQFAETNTTINEIGTMFERIVDITKVIADNNTNSSASAEELSSGSQQIKVAMNEISFISKESVEMFEELVEISDDELQTMEKLLQEVKQMVELNQTVEAK
- a CDS encoding MFS transporter; its protein translation is MDKQNSKYRWLVFGSVLLTYLLMASQRTAPGLITDQLMNDFQVTASTIGLLASIQFLVYTSLQIPMGALADRFGPNTFLIFGAMLTGVGTILYSLGTHEWVLFFSRILTGIGDATIWVNMMLILARWFHQKEFVRLVGFAGMTGSLGFLVATVPFSAWITLLGWRAAFFSLGLLLCFCGLLLYFILVKNTKRLFADTPIVNDDIQREKTFTILKRIVSNRQAWALFFCHFGVVGGYVGFISSWAVPYGMNQYDMTRLEASQLIMIGLVGALIGAPLISWIAGSLETIKKPYLVVQIMVLLGWLSLLLFNGQPALSLLIVIFFIIGFGYGASALTFAGVRQSFPLKESGIVSGFANTGGFLSAVLLPVIFGFVLDYFQVTSGQIEEGYSYGFIIPVIFSVIGVIGVVLFKERVKLT